A region of Granulicella sibirica DNA encodes the following proteins:
- the murC gene encoding UDP-N-acetylmuramate--L-alanine ligase codes for MFVPGHFLFASTQRIHFIGIGGIGMSGIAEILLTMGYSVSGSDLRRSAATARLEGLGATVFEGHRAENASASDVVVTSSAVARDNPEILEARARKIPVIQRAEMLAELMRLKYGIAVAGMHGKTTTTSMIAAVLAGGGLDPTVVVGGRVDALGSNARLGSSQYLVAEADESDRSFLKLPPVLAVVTNLDREHMDCYRDMDDVEAAFLEFMDKVPFYGAITACVDNVMLRGVLGRVRRRLHTYGESTDADFQIRMLEKVPGCHSRFEINYHGLLIGPFELHVPGKHNVLNAAAAVAIGVQLGISPEKVAAGLSTFRGVDRRFQVKGIAAGVTVVDDYGHHPTEVMATLRAARECGYSKVHVLFQPHRFTRTRDLWAEFLGAFEAADTVQIVDIYSAGEAPVAGVSAEALATEVARRKSGIEYAGSMNEAVARLAERAQEGSVIVTLGAGSVSQAGPMLLEALGDHTVKLPGGWSR; via the coding sequence ATGTTTGTGCCTGGCCATTTTCTCTTTGCGTCGACGCAGCGGATTCACTTCATCGGAATCGGTGGGATTGGGATGAGCGGGATTGCGGAGATCCTGCTGACGATGGGTTACTCGGTCTCGGGTTCGGATCTGCGGCGGTCTGCGGCGACGGCCCGGCTCGAAGGGCTGGGTGCAACGGTGTTCGAAGGGCACCGGGCGGAGAATGCGTCGGCCAGCGACGTCGTGGTGACGAGTTCGGCGGTGGCCCGGGACAATCCCGAGATACTCGAGGCGAGGGCGCGGAAGATCCCCGTGATTCAACGGGCGGAGATGCTGGCCGAGTTGATGCGGCTGAAGTACGGGATCGCCGTGGCTGGCATGCACGGGAAGACGACGACGACTTCGATGATCGCTGCGGTGCTGGCGGGTGGGGGGCTCGACCCGACGGTAGTGGTTGGCGGCCGCGTGGATGCGCTTGGGTCGAACGCACGGCTTGGGAGCTCGCAGTATCTGGTGGCCGAGGCAGACGAGAGCGACCGGTCGTTTCTGAAGCTGCCACCTGTGCTTGCTGTAGTCACGAATCTTGATCGCGAGCACATGGACTGTTACCGGGACATGGATGACGTGGAGGCGGCGTTCCTCGAATTCATGGACAAGGTGCCGTTCTACGGAGCGATCACGGCCTGTGTTGATAACGTAATGCTTCGGGGTGTGCTTGGACGGGTGAGACGCCGTCTGCATACTTATGGCGAATCGACGGATGCGGATTTTCAGATCCGAATGCTGGAGAAGGTGCCGGGCTGCCACTCGCGGTTCGAGATCAACTACCACGGGCTCCTGATCGGACCGTTCGAACTCCATGTGCCGGGGAAGCACAACGTGCTGAATGCGGCGGCGGCGGTGGCAATCGGTGTGCAGTTGGGAATCAGTCCTGAGAAGGTGGCGGCTGGGCTAAGTACGTTCCGGGGTGTCGACCGGCGGTTCCAGGTGAAGGGGATTGCGGCCGGGGTTACGGTCGTGGACGACTACGGACACCATCCGACTGAGGTGATGGCTACGCTGCGGGCGGCGCGCGAGTGCGGCTACAGTAAGGTGCATGTGTTGTTTCAGCCGCACCGGTTTACGCGAACACGGGATCTCTGGGCGGAGTTCCTGGGAGCCTTCGAGGCGGCGGATACGGTCCAGATAGTCGACATCTACTCGGCCGGCGAGGCTCCCGTGGCGGGTGTGAGTGCCGAGGCGCTGGCGACAGAAGTTGCGCGGAGGAAGAGTGGCATCGAGTATGCCGGATCGATGAATGAGGCGGTGGCTCGGCTGGCGGAGAGAGCACAGGAAGGTTCGGTGATCGTCACGCTCGGCGCAGGTTCCGTGTCGCAGGCTGGTCCCATGTTGCTGGAAGCCTTGGGGGATCACACGGTGAAGCTTCCGGGCGGCTGGTCGCGGTGA
- the acs gene encoding acetate--CoA ligase, protein MVDAGTTQNFSSLLRENRVFAPNAEFAAKAHVKSEAEYEAMYRKSVEEPEAFWGEAAGELEWFEPWETVLEGTFPEPKWFVGGKLNLSHNCVDRHALGARRDAVALLWEGEPGEIRKITYGELLVEVQKFANVLKGLGVQRGDRVAIYMGMCPELAIALLACARIGAIHSVVFGGFAAHAISDRVNDSGCVVVLTQDTSHRRGSEIRLKAIVDEAMEKCSTVRNVVVFQRSGSPVNMVPGRDLWWHEEIAKASATCEPEWMDAEDPLFILYTSGTTGKPKGLVHTTGGYSVGTYLTTKYVFDLRDEDVYWCTADIGWITGHSYVVYGPLQCGATVLLYEGAPNWPENDRFWKIVDAHKVSVFYTAPTAIRAFIKWGDQYVKGHSLDSLRLLGTVGEPINPEAWMWFYQEIGKERCPIVDTYWQTETGMHMIAPVPGAVATKPGSATKPFFGVVAEVVTKEGELVPLGQGGLLVVRKPWPAMARTIYGDHARFVEAYFSEVPGSYFAGDGARRDEDGYFWLMGRVDDVINVSGHRLGTMEIESALVAHAKVAEAAVVGRPDEMKGQAIAAFVTLEEGNEPSEALKQELRQWVAKEIGALARPDDLRFTQMLPKTRSGKIMRRLLRELATTGTVSGDTTTLEDFGVLAKLKDGEE, encoded by the coding sequence ATGGTTGATGCAGGCACGACGCAGAATTTTTCTTCCCTGTTGCGGGAGAACCGGGTATTCGCTCCAAACGCCGAGTTCGCGGCCAAAGCTCATGTGAAGAGCGAGGCGGAGTACGAGGCGATGTACCGGAAGAGCGTCGAAGAGCCGGAGGCATTTTGGGGTGAAGCGGCGGGAGAACTGGAGTGGTTCGAGCCGTGGGAGACGGTGCTTGAAGGGACTTTCCCTGAACCGAAGTGGTTTGTCGGCGGCAAGCTAAACCTCTCGCACAACTGCGTGGATCGGCATGCGCTCGGGGCACGGCGGGATGCTGTGGCGCTGCTGTGGGAAGGCGAGCCGGGGGAGATCCGGAAGATCACGTACGGCGAGCTACTGGTCGAGGTACAGAAGTTCGCCAACGTACTGAAGGGTCTAGGCGTTCAGCGCGGGGATCGCGTCGCGATCTACATGGGGATGTGTCCCGAGCTTGCGATTGCGCTGCTCGCCTGCGCGCGGATCGGTGCGATCCATTCGGTTGTGTTTGGAGGGTTCGCGGCGCATGCGATCTCGGATCGTGTGAACGACTCGGGCTGTGTTGTAGTGCTGACGCAGGACACGAGCCATAGGCGCGGGAGCGAGATCAGGTTGAAGGCGATCGTCGACGAGGCGATGGAGAAGTGCTCGACTGTGCGAAACGTGGTGGTGTTTCAGCGGTCGGGCTCGCCGGTGAACATGGTCCCGGGACGGGATCTCTGGTGGCATGAGGAGATCGCGAAGGCTTCGGCAACGTGTGAGCCGGAGTGGATGGATGCGGAGGATCCTCTCTTTATTCTTTACACGTCGGGAACCACTGGCAAGCCGAAAGGTCTCGTGCATACGACGGGGGGATACTCAGTCGGCACTTATCTCACGACCAAGTACGTGTTCGACCTGCGGGATGAGGATGTGTACTGGTGCACGGCGGATATCGGCTGGATCACCGGACACAGCTATGTCGTTTACGGGCCTCTCCAGTGTGGGGCTACCGTGCTGCTGTACGAGGGGGCTCCGAACTGGCCGGAGAACGACCGGTTCTGGAAGATCGTCGACGCGCACAAGGTAAGCGTATTCTACACGGCTCCCACGGCGATTCGGGCGTTCATCAAGTGGGGCGACCAGTATGTGAAGGGCCACTCGTTGGATTCGCTGCGTCTGCTTGGGACCGTGGGGGAACCGATCAATCCTGAGGCTTGGATGTGGTTTTACCAGGAGATCGGGAAGGAGCGATGCCCGATCGTCGATACGTACTGGCAGACCGAGACGGGGATGCATATGATTGCGCCCGTTCCGGGTGCGGTAGCGACAAAGCCTGGATCGGCGACGAAGCCGTTCTTCGGGGTCGTCGCGGAGGTCGTCACGAAGGAAGGTGAGCTGGTGCCTCTAGGGCAGGGCGGCTTGCTTGTGGTGAGGAAGCCATGGCCCGCGATGGCGCGGACGATTTATGGGGATCACGCGCGGTTCGTGGAGGCGTATTTCTCCGAGGTTCCGGGGAGCTACTTTGCCGGTGACGGCGCGCGGCGGGATGAGGATGGGTACTTCTGGTTGATGGGCAGGGTGGATGATGTCATCAACGTCTCGGGACATCGGCTTGGGACGATGGAGATCGAGTCGGCTCTGGTGGCGCACGCGAAGGTGGCCGAGGCGGCGGTGGTCGGACGTCCGGATGAGATGAAAGGGCAGGCGATCGCCGCGTTCGTGACCTTGGAGGAAGGCAATGAGCCAAGTGAGGCCCTCAAGCAGGAGTTGCGGCAGTGGGTGGCGAAGGAGATCGGTGCGCTGGCTCGGCCGGATGACTTGAGGTTTACCCAGATGCTGCCGAAGACGCGGTCCGGAAAGATTATGCGACGGTTGCTGCGGGAACTGGCGACGACTGGCACGGTCAGCGGGGATACAACGACTCTAGAAGACTTTGGGGTCCTGGCGAAGTTGAAGGATGGGGAAGAGTAG
- a CDS encoding alpha/beta fold hydrolase, protein MFSFRRAVVLLCLTTSAAFAQAPADPANLTVDAVNREPYGYPPLGGQWSPDGKVIAYLYSPRINGISTGKPGDIIAVSASTGKVTVLAPSEKLDALGSAAINEKDRDHRDRYGMSSFLWAPDSKHLLLDKGGILWLYDIASGTGQQIVDTHSGSGDDPKFSPDARSVSYLRDHNLYVHPVAGDTPKETALTTSGNEALLNGELDWVYLEELDARSNYFWSPDSKSIAYLQMNEEKVPQYPIQDFIPTHSTLDQQRYPQPGDPNPIVRVGIAPVSGGQTKWIEVPQSPGNDYIPRFGWINPSTLYIDVLTRDQKHLNLYFADATSGKVKLVYTDTDPKYLNFSSDITLLPHGRFLAPSWRDGHTHIYLYQYDEEHSLDREAKLVRQLTSGDYEVQSISAPSTTTNGSAETVLYTSTEGSPLDQNLWSISLDGTNKHRITTGPGYHNPDVSPDGTHFVEFASDFKNITPPRSELCDTASFHCDVFWTMKAFGPIAGVTTDIVTLKAADGVTKIYGYLTQPSKHAGKASTPLILNPYGGPTPSAGITNAWPGRSVLFDSLLAQHGFAVLQVDNRGSGGRGRDFQQAAYQDFGAVQFSDQIAALDQVLAKNPQFDPKRLGWWGWSWGGTFTLYAMTHSDRFRAGVAVAPGTDYRNYDSIYVERYLGLPAQNPAVYKAAAVNESAANLKGRVLIAQGTGDDNVHMQNTIQFLQPLITAGIPYDLQLFPRLTHSIAGLPARNALFNRIVFQFETYLKPPVKP, encoded by the coding sequence ATGTTCTCCTTTCGCCGCGCCGTCGTTCTTCTCTGCCTCACCACGTCCGCTGCTTTCGCACAGGCTCCCGCCGACCCCGCCAACCTTACCGTCGACGCAGTTAACCGCGAGCCCTATGGCTATCCCCCGCTCGGCGGCCAATGGAGCCCTGACGGCAAGGTCATCGCCTACCTCTACAGCCCACGCATCAACGGTATTTCCACTGGCAAGCCCGGCGACATCATCGCCGTCAGCGCCTCCACCGGCAAAGTCACCGTCCTTGCGCCATCGGAAAAGCTCGATGCCCTAGGCTCCGCCGCCATCAACGAAAAGGATCGCGACCACCGCGACCGCTACGGCATGTCCTCCTTCCTCTGGGCTCCTGATTCGAAGCATCTCCTCCTCGACAAGGGAGGCATCCTTTGGCTCTACGACATCGCATCCGGCACGGGTCAGCAGATCGTTGACACCCACTCCGGCTCCGGCGACGATCCCAAGTTCTCCCCCGACGCGCGCTCCGTCTCCTACCTTCGCGACCACAACCTCTACGTCCACCCAGTCGCCGGGGACACACCCAAAGAAACCGCTCTCACTACTAGTGGCAACGAGGCCCTCCTCAACGGCGAGCTCGACTGGGTTTACCTCGAAGAACTTGACGCCCGCAGCAACTACTTCTGGTCTCCCGATTCAAAGTCCATCGCCTACCTCCAGATGAATGAGGAGAAGGTGCCTCAGTACCCCATCCAGGACTTCATCCCCACGCATTCCACCCTCGACCAGCAGCGCTACCCACAGCCCGGTGATCCAAATCCAATCGTCCGCGTAGGCATTGCCCCCGTCTCGGGCGGCCAGACGAAGTGGATCGAGGTCCCGCAGAGCCCGGGCAATGACTACATCCCCCGCTTCGGCTGGATCAATCCCAGCACTCTCTACATAGACGTCCTCACCCGGGACCAGAAGCACCTCAACCTCTACTTCGCCGATGCAACCTCGGGCAAAGTAAAGCTTGTCTACACCGACACCGACCCCAAGTACCTCAACTTCTCGTCTGACATCACCCTCCTGCCCCACGGCCGCTTCCTCGCCCCAAGCTGGCGCGACGGCCACACCCACATCTACCTCTATCAATATGACGAGGAACACTCTCTCGACAGAGAAGCCAAACTCGTCCGCCAACTCACGAGCGGCGACTACGAAGTTCAATCCATCTCCGCCCCGTCCACGACCACCAATGGCAGCGCTGAGACCGTCCTCTACACTTCCACCGAAGGATCTCCGCTAGATCAGAACCTCTGGTCGATTTCCCTCGACGGAACGAACAAGCACCGAATCACCACCGGACCCGGCTATCACAACCCCGACGTCTCTCCCGACGGCACTCACTTCGTCGAGTTCGCCAGCGACTTCAAGAACATCACGCCGCCACGATCCGAACTCTGCGACACGGCATCCTTCCACTGCGACGTCTTCTGGACCATGAAGGCCTTCGGTCCCATCGCCGGCGTCACCACCGACATCGTCACGCTTAAAGCCGCCGATGGTGTTACCAAGATCTACGGCTACCTTACCCAGCCGTCCAAGCATGCCGGCAAAGCCTCGACTCCTCTCATTCTCAACCCCTACGGCGGCCCGACGCCGTCAGCCGGTATTACGAACGCCTGGCCGGGCCGCTCCGTCCTCTTCGACAGCCTTTTAGCCCAGCACGGATTTGCCGTTCTGCAGGTCGACAACCGCGGATCCGGAGGCCGTGGACGCGACTTCCAACAGGCGGCTTACCAAGACTTCGGAGCGGTCCAGTTCTCCGACCAGATCGCCGCCCTCGACCAAGTCCTCGCCAAGAACCCACAGTTCGATCCAAAGCGTCTCGGCTGGTGGGGATGGAGTTGGGGCGGCACCTTCACCCTCTACGCTATGACCCACTCCGACCGTTTCCGTGCCGGAGTCGCCGTTGCCCCCGGAACCGACTACCGCAACTACGACAGCATCTACGTTGAGCGTTATCTCGGTCTGCCCGCCCAGAATCCCGCCGTCTATAAAGCCGCCGCCGTAAACGAATCCGCCGCCAACCTCAAGGGCCGCGTCCTCATCGCACAGGGCACGGGCGATGACAACGTCCATATGCAAAACACCATCCAGTTTCTCCAGCCCCTCATCACCGCTGGAATCCCCTACGACCTCCAGCTCTTCCCCCGGCTCACGCATTCCATCGCTGGCCTACCCGCGCGCAACGCACTCTTCAATCGCATCGTCTTTCAGTTCGAGACCTACCTGAAACCACCCGTAAAGCCGTAA
- a CDS encoding PP2C family protein-serine/threonine phosphatase, which yields MERDETLFAQQQVVRLQALLEASRRIHSTIALDEVIQTVLQIVVREIELTGAFFTNFAHTYGDIAPESASDVYSRFPLQDSEGVVFTELVVISPADRILTLDELDFLESLAMQASVAIANARFHERTVQWQRIQSDLDSARLVQKSLQPQVMPNIPGYRLSTRSVACYAVGGDYLDIVEMPSGETIIVVADVAGKGLASALVGTSFRSAFRAMANSGIPLVEIATRMNLLHFNEGAESRRRYVTAMFVQLDPGTDTMQVVNAGHNPPFLISGNGSEDDPARIQRIRASGTPVGMLPFSTYQLEKYSLPPGARLLLYTDGLTEVFRGEEEFGEERLLKAFQHCEAITPEDVLDTVWNTLKEFSDEPEQSDDMTAVVLLREG from the coding sequence ATGGAACGGGACGAAACACTCTTCGCACAACAACAGGTCGTGCGGCTCCAGGCTCTCCTCGAAGCAAGCCGAAGGATTCACTCCACGATCGCTCTCGACGAGGTCATCCAGACCGTCCTTCAGATCGTAGTTCGCGAAATCGAGCTGACCGGAGCCTTCTTCACAAACTTCGCTCACACCTACGGCGATATCGCCCCGGAGAGCGCGTCCGACGTCTACTCCCGTTTTCCCCTCCAAGACAGTGAAGGCGTCGTCTTCACCGAACTAGTTGTCATATCCCCTGCGGATCGAATCCTCACCCTCGACGAACTAGACTTCCTCGAAAGCCTCGCCATGCAGGCCTCGGTCGCCATCGCGAATGCGCGCTTCCACGAGCGCACCGTACAGTGGCAGCGCATCCAGAGCGACCTCGACTCCGCCCGTCTCGTGCAAAAGAGCCTGCAACCCCAGGTCATGCCGAACATTCCCGGCTACCGCCTTTCAACACGTTCTGTCGCCTGCTATGCAGTTGGTGGCGACTACCTCGACATTGTCGAGATGCCCTCGGGCGAGACAATCATCGTTGTTGCCGACGTTGCCGGTAAGGGCCTTGCCTCGGCTCTCGTAGGCACAAGCTTCCGCTCAGCCTTCCGCGCCATGGCAAACTCGGGTATTCCCCTCGTAGAGATCGCCACTCGCATGAATCTTCTGCATTTCAACGAGGGAGCCGAATCTCGTCGACGTTATGTCACGGCGATGTTCGTCCAGCTCGATCCAGGAACCGACACTATGCAGGTTGTGAACGCCGGCCACAATCCGCCATTCCTCATCTCTGGCAATGGATCCGAAGACGATCCCGCAAGGATTCAACGCATTCGCGCATCGGGCACGCCGGTGGGGATGCTCCCCTTTTCGACATACCAACTTGAGAAATATTCGTTGCCGCCCGGAGCCCGGCTGTTACTCTACACGGACGGATTGACCGAGGTGTTCCGTGGTGAGGAAGAGTTCGGCGAAGAGCGTCTCCTCAAAGCCTTTCAACACTGTGAGGCGATCACGCCGGAAGACGTTCTAGACACAGTTTGGAACACGCTCAAAGAGTTCTCCGACGAACCGGAACAGTCCGACGATATGACCGCTGTTGTTCTGCTTCGCGAGGGATGA